CGTTGGTGAAGATGTAGAAGGCTACTTCGGAGCGTTCCAATTGCAGACGAGTTACTACTTTTCCCAAGTCAGTGGCGATGGTTACCTGAAATCAAAATTAGATTTGACTTAGACCCTGGAAAAGTGTGCTTATTTCGCGGACGATTCTAGTAAAATCTTTTACTCTGCTTGTTCGTATTGTTAACTATCCTTATTGAAATACATACAAGCTGGCTTATATACTTCTTTTCTAGGGGATTCCTCGTACTATACCCTTCTAGTCATGCCATTTACGACATCTCAGTTGAATTGATAAGGAAATGATAACTTTAACCACGCATGTTCTAAGAATCCTTATCAAATAGCTGACTTATCGCTGCCCCCCAAGCTGGTTGGCCATATAAAAGAGATCCATGGGCCAGCTGTTGATCAGTTACTCAAGATGTTGTCGACCAAGTTAGTTTGTTTCGCACTGGCCAGTTTGGCCTTGGGTCAACTTTACCTGGTGGCCAGCGAGGAAACCGTTGCCGTTTGTCCAACCAACTTCACCCAGGTGGCGGGCAAATGCCTCCTTTTTGATAATAGTTGGAAGAACTTCTTCGGATCGTCACTGTCAATCCCTTAACGCCGGACTTCTGAGCTTTAGCAATAAAATGGAGTTCACTGCCATCAACGAATGGCTGACAACTGTTGTACCCCAAAGCCCAGAGCTGTGGACATCCGGAAATAAGCTGGGCGGAAGTGAAGATTACTACTGGCAGAGCACTGGGAAGAAGGCATTCTACCTTCCCTGGCAGGCTGGTCAACCCACTCCCATCACCGGTGATTGCCTCACACTGTTGGCCAATGTCACCATGACTGCCGAAGGGACCACAATGAGCGAGCACCGCTTGTCCGTGAGGGGCTGCACCAAATGGGCACCACACGTCTGCCAGGCCCCACTGCAAATCTTCAAGACGCAGCTTTGTCTTAACACCACTGCTTTCTTCGAGGCCAAGGTACCCGCTTAGGTCAATTGAAGGGGTTCCTCCTAATGGCAATAGTTGTTTGTTTTCAATCGTTTTTATATGACTAAAAACAActataatgaaaaaaaatttcaaaatttgcaaattaagCGTTTATTGACATTTTAAGCACACTAGCACGAAATAAGTTTATAACTCGCGTTTTTAAGTtgcataaaatgaaataaagtttaaattaaatcaatgtaTTTAAGGTAATGTTGAAACTTTACTTTTTAGTTAGGTTTTTATGTGATTacattgtttaaaaaatatttgaaaaagaGATTAAAGTGAtctttcgtttgtttgtttacaaaaaaacATTGTTAAGTTATTGGGTTTTTTGCAAATGTATTGGTAAACAAATTAGTTTATTCTAAaactttaaatgaatttaagaAAAACAGACAAACAAATGAGTCAGAAACGATTTGACAGATTTTATAATCATTTGTCAGCTATAGGTGGAATCCCTTTATTTTGAACAAGGGGAATTCTCCAAAACAATATAAGTATCCCCTGTAGTCAAGcgatttttactttttactgCTAAGACACCTTAGTTCGATTGATAAGAAAATGATAACTTCAGCCACGCGAATACTTTACGAGTCCTTATCAAAAATCTGACTTATCGCTGCCCCAGCTGGTTAGCCATATAAAAGAGTTCGAGTGGCCAGCCGTGGGTCAGTTACCCACTATGTTATCGACCAAGTTAGTTTGCATCGCACTGGTCAGcctggcttttggccaagtttatCTGGTGGCCAGCGAGGAAACCATTACCCTTTGTCCCACCAACTTTACCCAGGTGGCGGATAAGTGTCTCCTGGTGGATGGCAGTTGGAAGAACTTCTACGAGTCGGATCGCCATTGTCGATCCCTTAACGCCGGACTTCTGAGCATTAGCAATCCAACGGAATTCAATGTCATCAACGAATGGCTGCCGATCATTGCACCATACCAGCCGGAGTTCTGGACATCCGGAAACAAGCTGGGCGGAACTTCCGATTACTACTGGCAGAGTACTGGGCAGAAGGCTGTCTACCTTCCCTGGAGTGCTGGTCAACCCACTACCACCGCCGGTGATTGTCTTACACTGATGGCCAACGTCACCATGACTCCCGAAGAAGCCATATTGAGTGTGCACCGCCTAACGGTAAAGCCCTGCACCCAATGGGCACCCCACATCTGCCAGGCTCCACTGGAAATCTTCAAGACCCAGCTTTGTCTCAATACCACAGCTTTCTTCGAGGCGAAGATACCCGTTTAAGTAAATTCAGGGGGCCATAATTGTTCGTTTTtcaataattataaattgtcATAACTAAAAACTACGTTTTAAATAAACTTGAGCAACTTTTGAAATATGTCGGAGTATTTGAatataatcaaatttaaattagtgTGTAATGGTCAGtggacgaaaaaaaaatatctgagAAATACCTTAAGTTACCTTATCataaaataatgaattaaGCTGGTAAAGATAGTGAATTTTAAGTAGTTTTATCTTGGGTAAGTGGCTTAAATTTAGAATCAGAGTATTTTCCttatctgtttttttttttttttgatttgtttattgtgtgtTTTGCATTCTAAGTACGTGACCCCATTCAAGGACCACCTCCATAGACCACCCACATTCCACTTCTCATTCTCCTTCTCATTCTCCTTCTCATTTTCCTTCCCATTTTCCGCACTCCCATCCTGCATTGGCGACTGTCGCTGCATAGCTGGCATTACGTCCTTATCAATTCACTTTGGTCTCCACCGCCTCATCCCCTTTGGGTCATATATGTAAGTACGTTCAATACTTTCCGTTTTCTCTTTCATATTTCTTCGCATTTGCATTATGGATAGATGAAGTGGGCGATGGGGCAGAGTGGGGCGGAGGGACTTAGTTGAGTGCCTGGCCACGAGCTCGTGCTCCGGAACCCTTCACAAGGACTTCCATGGCACTTACCTGAGCAAACAAACCATTTCAAGGTTTCGCTCGATGGTCAAGTGAACATTGAACAAGCTGGACATGGGTTCCCCCCTATCATCTACATACTTGGCGTTTGATTGAATCGttgtaataaattataattacgcCTCAAAGACACAATTTCCGGGTCCGTCTTTCCCTTTGTTTGCTTCTTTTCATCGACGCAGTCACTCGGCCACTCGGAATCCAACCAACCTGACCCAACCACCTGCTCACCTGTGTCTCGATGTCGGCCACAGCGGAACGGTATTCCAGGATCTCTTGCAGTGTCACCGATGTTTGCACAATCAATGCCAGTATTGGTATAAATGGTAGTATTATCATCTGGAAATGGATTCGCATGTCAATGAGTAAATTTTCGCTTACAGTGGGCTTGAAAGTTCGAGATTTGGTAGTCTTAAATAATTGTATCAAACAAAAGGCAACTTTGAAAGTCGGTTTAAAGTAgacaatataaattatttttaaaatacccTGTAAATAAGCATAACTTAAGTTAACTAGTTTCTTTGAATAGCAAatgctttaaattaattagcaaaaatattaaatgaagaTTTTTGCGCTGAACAAAAATCCTTTTTAATTCTGTAGATTACCAACTTCTTGCGAAACCTTAGAAATTGACTTTCCTACAAGGAGTTTGAAATAATTGTTCTAGCGCTCTTGGCCCACTGTGccatatattttcatttggcatCAATATGTGCTCAGCGGAGAAAGAGTCCGGACCAATCTCGGCTTTATCTGAAACTGATACCGAGCGGTAGAGGCAATGCCAATGGAACAGCACAGTGGGTAAGGGCGGTGGTAAAGGCGGCAAAGGAGGCGTGATTAGTCTTTATCGTGGCCCGCTAATCGCGACATTCATTAGACGCACTCTGTGGTTTCCCAGGCACGTGACTCTGACCAGTCGTCCTAATTAAGATGCATACGCTGGCGCTAATTTATGCTGCTCCGGATAAGTTGTTCCCTAGGCACCTGTAGTGGCGCCCAGGGCCGACGGATAAACTCACCTGCATCAGCTGCAGTCGTCGACCCGTTTTTATAGCCGGATTACGGGCGGCGGCATTGCAACATCTTCCACTGCCCCCATTCGATATATCCTCGGAACTAATCGAGCGCACGGAAATTTTATCGAGCTGCAGATTGTGATGTGTGGGCACCAGGAGCAGGCCACCCTCCCCCGATGGATTCACGTCGTCGGGAGCCGTTCGCGATTCCATCGGACGGTTCGATTGGCAAGTGCTAATGTCGATCTTAACGCTGGGGGTCGGCATCCTGCTGCCGCCCGCTGGGCAAGGGCTAGGGTCAGGGTTCTCGCCGGACTTGTGCGCTTTTCCATTTAGCATATTGCTGATTGTTCAGGCGAGGATGTGTAGTGCCAGTGCCTCATAAACCCGATTgctgcactgggagaaaatgTTGCACATAAGGTCATTTTCTATGTTGCAGAAACTCCATTCTTGatcatattttaaattatgacTATTTACAAATTCAGTGACAACTTAAACTGTGTACAAAAGTATTTTAAACCAAGAACAAAAAactataataatttaaatatttgtatactTCGTCACTTAAGTAACTGAACTAGAAGAAGATATGGGTaggctttttttttgccagtgcacTCGAAGAGCAAATGTCACTGGGACTGTACATAATTGTTGCGTGTTCAATTTGTATCTGATAGTTTCACTCCGGCGACACTTGTTGAGTTTCAATGGGGCCGTAATGAGGAGGGCTCGTAGAATAATTGCAAAGAATGGCATATAAGCACATATGGGTGGCcgggccacgcccccgccccGTTGCCGCCCATTCGCTGGCCGCCAAACGAATGTCAGGACGTCGAGACGTCAGGACGTCAGGACGGGACGGTGGACGACAAATTTGATGGATGAGCAGCCAAGCAACCAAGCGTTGCGGACCGAAGCGTTAAGGGTGGGAGTTTAGCAAAGGGGTTGGGGCTTTGAGTTTAATTGAAAGCACATTTGATTGCTGCTCCCCGGGCGGAACAAGGGTTTTCGTCCAGTGTAGCGCCAAAGTAAACAATTTGCGCGATGGCCTGAGTTTTTGTATCTATGTGGACACACATCCTTTGTCccttgttgtttctgttgtcGCAATGTCCAATGGTTGGTTGACTTTACACACTTATCATGAGCACATTTATTGATTAAAGTTTTAATTGCCTACACACTcggaaataattaaaatgaaaaaaaaaaaaaaactcaaaagATATGTGAATGAAATGCTATTATATTTCACATCTGTAACGTATTGAGGGGCTTTATGTGCTATATCCGGCAGATTCCCAATAAATCGCCCAGCGCGCACATAAAAtgtttctttaatttttattgcacaacGCCGCGCATTAAGTTCACACACAACaatgaaaaaattcaattatctATTAGCGACAAGTAGAAGGAATGTGTCGTTATTTCCCGCAATGTGAGTTTTCCGTACGTGGGAGTTTTCTCCGTATTTGCCGTATTTTCCTTTCGGTTTTCGCGATTGAATGCGAGGAGCGCCCACAGCCAACTGAGCTTAAACCTGTTGAGTTTCGACTGTTTATAGCGAGGGTCCTGTGGGAACAGGACCCACCCACAAATACACCAGCTCACCCCACGCCCCCCCCGCAGGACTGCGCACACGGGACTCTGTTATCACGATGTAAACTTTTATGAACTGTAATCTCTTGCACGCAGGATTGATGGAGTTTATTGCTTTGCTACATATTTGTGTGTTGTTTCATTTTTGCCTGtgccaaacaatttttttatggctttaTAATAGCAGTTCATTATTTCAGCTTAAGCTCGTCttcatattatattattatattattacatTGATTTTATgatatgtttaaaaatatgatTAGCTCAGCGAGCTTACAgttcaaaaatgcattaaTATGACTATCATCAAAAGATTTCATAATATCCTTTTAACGGTTTTGTATTAtctacatttttatttacacgGAAGCCCTACACTTACATTTTTACATAAAGTTGACTTTCCTTTGAGGTTTCAATAGCTCTTAGCCAAGACGCAAACCCTTTGTAAAATTAAAGtataataaatgattataaaggcttataaattaaaataattagtAAGGATAATGCAAGATAAGTGTCTATATACAAAATTTGTAAGTTACATAGtgtacaaaattataaatctTGCTTTCTTTTGCTTATCATAGCAACAAATTTTACAACTAATGCAATATttcaaaaacataaattcaaatgttattcataaaatacaaaaatgaaaGGATGAAATTTGTTGAAATACTTTTAGTTAGCACAcctttacactttttttttagtcgATTACACCCCAGTTCATTCGtattaatatttctttgaCAGGTCGTTAATAGCTCAGAATTCCCGAGATCGGCCAGGCTTTATTTAGATATCGAGCAGCATAAATCGTACTTTGGCAACTCTGAGCGTTCCCATTGACCCGCCTCTTCGGACCGCGTCCATGAGATCATCCAGCCGAATCGGCATAATGCCCGCCTCGAGCTAGCGACTTTCCAAACGAAAAAGAAACAGCCGGGCATTTGCATAACTAGCTGTAaaattgttggaaattaacAGCGCAGGCGCGAGCGATTGGCTGGAATCGAGGTTCCGAATCGGAATCCGCAAAAGCCGGCGATCCGAACAGAAGAGCAAACCAGTTCTAGGCGCTGgggaataaaaacaaaaccgaaaatgaGGAGGCACTGCTGTTGGTCGCCACCAATGGACCACCTTGACGATCCCCTTCCCCCCCGTTTCCGCAGTCCACAACGCATCATCTTCACAATTCCGGCTCCATTACCATCGCCATATCTCCTCCCGGGGAACACAATTGGATCGGGTAACTTTGAACTGGTCGGGTGTCGTCCGACATGGTGTCCAAATTGATGTTTCAATAAAGCCAATAAATTTATGACTAACGAACCAAGTAAACATTCTCCCATGCCGATTGCCCGTTCCCATTCCGGTTGACAAAGTCGCCGAGGAGCTGGGGATCTGTGGCCTCAACGTATTCTTGGCGATTCGGGGAGCTACGGCACTAAAGAGATGGAGATGGTCGAGGTGTAACGGTGACAACGAGTAGGTGTCGCCATTGGTGCCACTATGAATTAATTTGGACAATTTATGAGCCAATCTCGTCGTCCGACAACTGGCTAGGAATGTGTTTAGGGGGCCATCACGGTGGTCGCTTGTCGTTTCGTAAATTGAATTATAATTTGATACCCGACCCCCCAACTCCATAGCTAGCCATCTGGGTGTTCCGATCGCCGAGGCATATATTACCGATTGATCGGGCCACATAAATCTGACACACTAGCGACACAATTAGCACGGCCATTTCAGTGCCCCGTGACTCTGGCTGTGACTGCGACTGTGATCGTGGATGCAGCCACCCAAAGGTGACAGCCGCCACAGcaaaatgtacataaatagTTCGCATTGCTCTTGGCCCAGCTGCGAGATAATGCGTAGAGTGCAGAAAGGATATGGTCGATGCAAGTCGCTGGGGAAATActctaatttaaataaataatctcagtttacattttaataCAAGGGATTTAATGATATCTTAATCGGGTATTATACAACTCAATTGAATAAACGTATCTTCTTTTTGTGTGCGCTGTGTTACAATACTTTAGTTTTGTATAAATCTTTATAGGCAAAAGTATACTTATAAGGTGCAATAAGTTTCTATAAGCTCTGCTCGAATTGGGGATACCCTCTGTTAGAGCATCAAGCGACAGCCAAAAAGCGGTGGTCAGAAACGGATCTGTTCGCATGCCGTCGCCTGGGCCGTGGCCCCTGAAAATGTCTCATTTAAATAACTTGCATGCATTTAGTCATACTTTTGTTTCAGCCCGCTGCCGTTTCCCCTCCCCACCCCTCTACAAGAAACAGCTACCGCCTCCCCCCTCCCCTTCAGCGCACAGGCATGCGCCTCTGGGCAACCAGCGAGGATGTAAGGAATCAAGCAGCGCATCGCGACGTCAACTTAAGTGGCCAACGGAGGtagaacaacaataacaacttcGAAAACACCGTGGCGTTCAGTGCTGTCAATTTGGTTATGGAGTTGGCCAAATTTTGAAGAAAAGTTCTAAGTCTCTTTGAGTTGGGTCTTATAATATGATAGATTTTAAACAATCATAAACGTCAGTTAAGGTTCGTTTCAATAGGATATTTAAACATATTATATTTGAATATGGAAATACCAGTTCTGAACCATTAGAGGAAACTCTGCTAGGCAATATACACATCAAAAATAACCaagtttatattaatttaatcgAAGACTCTCTTCTTATAGCAATGATTTTCGATCGCTGTCATCAAATAGTTGGCATCACTATCAGCGATTTTTGAGCGCATCCTTGGCTCTTTGAGTGTCGACTATGCAAATCTTGCTATCCATTGCCATTCCATGGTTGCCATTGCACCCTGCTCCTCATCGCGGAGCTTTtgttcttttcattttttttttatttactatacttgctgctgctgcagagtTGCTGATCGATTTTGTTCACGTCACTTGTGGGGTGCgctgttggtttttgctgAACTTTCAATTGTTCTCGGATCGATAAAGTGGTACATGTGTAGGGCCAGACACCCCCGTgtataaacacacacatgtgtctagatttatatgtattttttatttataaagtcTGAGCCTTGTTCAGTTGACAAATTCTCGTTGAGCCAATTCGTGTCTGCGTCGagagtttttaattaattcaaatgcAATTCGAACTTCATGGCGAGTGATGTTGGGCTGATTGAAGCTGAAGGCCAGCACGTGAGTGGAGCCACTGTTACTTTTTACCCACCTCCCCACTTTTTTTGAGGCAGATGCACTGCGTCACAGGTGCACTCAAAAGTAGTAAGAGTTTATGATGTCataagcataaataaatttaaactaGTATTATCACTCCATTTAcatcaaatatgaaaatatatttatgttacATGCTTAAGCAGTCTTCTTTACATAAAACCTTAgatttttataaacatattatattatttttttaatttacaaaaattataatttttcccagtgtactCCACACAAGCAAGCTGGCAAAGCTGCAGACGGACGTTCATTCAGTAAACGTAAACGTTTGTGATTTGTAACGATTGTGCAGTACATAAATCAGTCATGGATTTATTGCAAGAAATGAAATTCGCCGGCTGCTCCTCAACAGCTTCGTCTTGGTCTTCTTCGCCATCTTCATCTTCGTCTGCAGTCTTCGCTCGTCGATCTTCAGTTTTCAGCGTCGCGTCTTCAGTGTGGTGGTATAGTCTTCAGTCTTCAGTCTCCCGATTGGTGAACGTTTGCAGCGGTCGTGAGTGGCGCTGCGTGTGGGTCGCATAAATTTCACGCTTTGCGCAGGCGCTGCCACAAATCGATGTTCTCTTTTGTTGTGCTCCCCTTTACCGCTACCCCCCCGCCCCTCCTCCGTACCGCCACACCCCCCGGGCCAACGAGCGCGGTTTTATGAGTCACGGCGCGGTCTATGCTCGTGCTTTTATTAGTGGTGCCAATTTATTGGTGTCCAAAACCAACTCGTATATTTAAAACGCTAAAAATAGCATGGCAATAGATAGTAATAAAACCACAAGCATTAAAATGGCCCCAGTataatatgtttatgtttaactAATCAAAAAAGGCTACAAAAAATGTGTAGTActatgaaaagaaaaaaaacttgtATTAACATTTggaagttatttatttttacttgGTTGGTTATTGTCATTTGGGTACATAAAAATGTTAAGTGcttgttattgtttatatatattaataaagaGTGTACATCGacgtataaaaaaaaatattacagcaaatatttaaaaactctACTCAAGTACCACATATCCAAATGACTTATTTTATATCTTATGCAAATGGTCTACGActataaaatttgcataatatcTTTTCCCATCTGCTGCAAATAAGCCAGTTAAGCAGCACTGCATTAGCTGGGATCCTGGCTTTTGGCGTACCCGTTGCAACCAGGAAGTGGGGTGGATCATGGAGCCATGGCCATATAGCCCAAGCTGGGCATGAACCGTTTGGCCGGCTGGGCCCTAACTGCTGCTGCCCTGCAGCGGGTGACCATTAGGACGTGGCATACTCACGAGTCTCAGGTTTTTAGGAGCTGCTCCAGCCAACATCCCCCTTGGAGCGCTGGACACGCAATGCCGCTAATTGTCTACTAAATGCCAAACCAGACTGAAACACTCAAATGCCGAGTACCCGAACCGGggtccaatccaatccaatccagcTGAAAACGAAACCGAATCCGAGGACAGTCCCAACGAATTTATGTGCACTTCGCATTTGCAATCATATCAGATTGCATGACAGTTCTCAATTACTTTTGGCCAAGCAAAACGATTTCAATTGCGAAATCGACGGAAAACGAAATTTCGTTACGAAGCCCGCCATCAAAGAGATGTTGGCTGGGAAATTATgtaaattgattgaaatttaACATTCCACAAACTTTTATTTAACAATTCAAGCTGATCAAAATATGttcatatacatttttaaatttttaaatagatatttttccattaataaaatacaataagtAAGTCAGCCTGTCTTAAAATTAGAGATTGTATCATACATCACCTTAAGTgtgataaaaatagaatatATTTTGAGTTTTGCCTAACTGATTTGCAAAAAGTTTTGATTACaagttaaaaatatgtaaatttaagttttgtcAAAAGTCATTCTTAAGTTCTTCGCATCTCATTCGAAGGAAATAAATCAGTCGAGCTAATTTACATTCAAGGCTGATTCCCTGATTAATGGTTCCCATTGTCCGTATGCATATGGCTCTGTTTA
The sequence above is drawn from the Drosophila melanogaster chromosome 2R genome and encodes:
- the CG14499 gene encoding uncharacterized protein (deletion mutation, may be evolving pseudogene); protein product: MLSTKLVCFALASLALGQLYLVASEETVAVCPTNFTQVAGKCLLFDNSWKNFYESDRHCQSLNAGLLSFSNKMEFTAINEWLTTVVPQSPELWTSGNKLGGSEDYYWQSTGKKAFYLPWQAGQPTPITGDCLTLLANVTMTAEGTTMSEHRLSVRGCTKWAPHVCQAPLQIFKTQLCLNTTAFFEAKVPA
- the CG14500 gene encoding uncharacterized protein; amino-acid sequence: MLSTKLVCIALVSLAFGQVYLVASEETITLCPTNFTQVADKCLLVDGSWKNFYESDRHCRSLNAGLLSISNPTEFNVINEWLPIIAPYQPEFWTSGNKLGGTSDYYWQSTGQKAVYLPWSAGQPTTTAGDCLTLMANVTMTPEEAILSVHRLTVKPCTQWAPHICQAPLEIFKTQLCLNTTAFFEAKIPV